The following are encoded in a window of Psychrobacter sp. P11F6 genomic DNA:
- the rpsR gene encoding 30S ribosomal protein S18: MARFYRRRKFCRFTAEGITHIDYKDVELLKQYISDNGKIVPSRITGTSTKYQRQLATAIKQARYLSLLPYTDNHQG, encoded by the coding sequence ATGGCACGTTTCTATCGCCGTCGCAAATTCTGCCGTTTCACTGCTGAAGGCATCACTCACATCGATTATAAAGATGTTGAATTGCTAAAACAGTACATCAGTGATAATGGTAAAATCGTACCAAGCCGCATTACCGGTACATCTACTAAATATCAGCGTCAACTAGCTACTGCTATCAAGCAAGCTCGTTATTTATCGCTACTTCCATACACTGATAACCATCAGGGTTAA
- the rpsF gene encoding 30S ribosomal protein S6 produces MRHYELVLLVHPDQSDQVVGMVERYIKLVQDNNGVIHRLEDWGRRQLAYPINKIHKAHYVLFNIETDGETLAELEELFRYNDAIIRSLVMRRDDAVTEESQLAKNADEKRARKATTRRPDSRENDNDDNDNSED; encoded by the coding sequence ATGCGACATTACGAACTGGTGTTACTTGTACACCCAGACCAAAGCGACCAAGTGGTCGGCATGGTTGAGCGCTATATCAAGTTAGTTCAAGACAACAACGGTGTTATCCATCGTTTAGAAGATTGGGGCCGCCGTCAATTGGCATATCCAATCAACAAGATTCACAAAGCTCACTACGTTCTTTTCAACATTGAAACTGACGGTGAAACTTTAGCTGAACTTGAAGAATTATTCCGTTATAACGACGCGATCATTCGTAGTCTAGTTATGCGCCGTGACGACGCTGTCACTGAAGAGTCGCAGTTAGCCAAGAATGCCGATGAAAAACGCGCACGCAAAGCAACTACTCGTCGTCCAGACAGTCGTGAAAACGATAATGACGACAACGACAACAGTGAAGACTAA
- a CDS encoding RDD family protein, with protein MQAIMQIFLARNNVQAGPYNLEQLNIMLASGEVLLDDLMWHEGLDQWQRVGNLTNNQTVYRPTNLGKPQVNDSIINNVTVFPEDNASNSSDSKSVSLDRLYGKPERPKDTDKSVKADMTTNRQQTPHNNVSLNKSNSNKAASSKDKVVGNVVLAPIMSRVLATAINGLLYLLAIFPLVMALTKMDVDYTKFQNIQDMDAAYQYSMTLMESLPSSTLMMSQVMVFGLFALQLVFITLRGQSLGKLITGIRVVDQTTHRLPSFTKLIGVRTLLLFIIYNLLFSFTSFLGFVIIAIHYYMASKSPENIGWHDKLAKTLVVKADSSQLVKEPKIK; from the coding sequence ATGCAGGCAATTATGCAGATTTTCCTTGCTCGAAATAACGTACAAGCTGGTCCTTACAATTTGGAGCAGCTGAATATCATGTTGGCATCTGGTGAAGTACTGCTGGATGATTTGATGTGGCATGAAGGCTTAGACCAATGGCAGCGTGTCGGTAACTTGACCAATAATCAAACGGTTTATCGACCTACCAACCTTGGCAAGCCTCAAGTTAATGACTCTATTATCAATAATGTAACTGTTTTTCCTGAAGACAACGCTAGCAATAGCTCGGATAGCAAATCAGTTTCATTAGATAGATTGTATGGCAAGCCTGAACGTCCGAAAGACACGGATAAAAGTGTGAAAGCTGACATGACTACCAATCGTCAGCAAACACCGCACAATAATGTGTCACTAAACAAGTCTAATAGCAATAAGGCTGCGTCTAGTAAAGACAAAGTCGTCGGCAATGTGGTACTTGCACCGATTATGTCGCGAGTATTAGCAACAGCCATCAATGGACTACTCTATCTACTGGCTATTTTTCCGCTAGTGATGGCATTGACCAAAATGGATGTGGATTATACCAAATTCCAAAATATCCAAGATATGGATGCGGCTTATCAGTATTCAATGACACTGATGGAGAGTCTTCCTAGTAGCACATTGATGATGTCGCAAGTCATGGTATTTGGCTTGTTTGCGCTGCAATTGGTATTTATCACACTGCGTGGTCAGTCACTCGGTAAGCTGATTACGGGTATTCGCGTGGTGGATCAAACCACCCATCGGTTGCCCTCTTTTACCAAGCTTATTGGTGTGCGTACTTTGTTATTGTTTATTATTTATAACTTATTGTTTTCGTTTACCAGCTTCTTAGGGTTCGTGATTATTGCTATTCATTATTACATGGCATCAAAAAGCCCTGAAAATATCGGCTGGCATGACAAATTGGCCAAAACTTTGGTGGTAAAAGCAGATAGCAGTCAGTTAGTGAAAGAACCAAAAATAAAATAG
- the ppsA gene encoding phosphoenolpyruvate synthase, with translation MAAQSTALVINLDQLGKDDIEMVGGKNASLGEMISHLSDLGVSVPGGFATTSNAFNRFLNETGLLDKINSELKTLDVDDVKKLAETGKKIRTWIIEQELPSDLEQEVRQSFETMSGGEDIAVAVRSSATAEDLPDASFAGQQETFLNIRGIDNVLIAIKEVFASLYNDRAISYRVHKGFEHEGVALSAAVQRMVRSETGAAGVMFTLDTESGFDQVVFITSSYGLGEMVVQGAVNPDEFYISKQLLANGKPSVIRRNLGSKHKKMIYGDEGSTTKSVKTVDVEKQDRMQFSLSTEELTSLAKQAVTIEKHYGQAMDIEWAKDGDTNEIFIVQARPETVKSRQDSNVMERYIIDTTNAKVLCEGRSIGQRIGSGKVRIVSNLNEMDKVQEGDVLVSDMTDPDWEPVMKRASAIITNRGGRTCHAAIIARELGVPAIVGCGNATELLVDGQDVTASCAEGDTGFIYESQIDFEVQTNSVESMPELAFKVMMNVGNPDRAFSFTQMPNEGIGLARLEFIINRMIGVHPKALLNMNSLPREIAQAIQERIAGYASPVDFYVDKLVEGISTLAVAFMDQPVIVRMSDFKSNEYANLLGGKLYEPSEENPMLGFRGASRYVSDNFRDCFELECKALKRVRDEMGLTNVEIMIPFVRTVGEAKEVIELLEKNGLKRGENGLRVIMMCELPTNALLADEFLEHFDGFSIGSNDLTQLTLGLDRDSGIVSHLFDERDPAVKKLLTMAIDACRKANKYVGICGQGPSDHPDLAFWLMEQGISSVSLNPDSVLDTWFFLAGEEAK, from the coding sequence ATGGCAGCGCAATCTACAGCACTTGTAATCAATCTTGATCAGCTAGGAAAAGACGACATTGAAATGGTCGGCGGCAAGAACGCCTCATTAGGTGAAATGATCAGCCATTTGTCTGATTTGGGTGTTAGTGTACCAGGCGGCTTTGCCACCACGTCAAATGCATTTAACCGCTTTTTGAATGAAACTGGCCTGCTTGACAAAATCAACAGCGAACTAAAAACGCTAGATGTTGATGATGTCAAAAAACTTGCAGAAACGGGTAAAAAGATTCGTACTTGGATTATTGAGCAAGAGCTGCCAAGTGATCTTGAGCAAGAAGTACGTCAATCGTTTGAAACGATGAGCGGCGGCGAAGACATCGCGGTTGCTGTCCGTTCTTCTGCGACTGCCGAAGATTTGCCAGATGCCTCATTTGCGGGTCAGCAAGAGACATTTCTAAACATTCGCGGCATTGATAACGTCCTAATTGCAATTAAAGAAGTATTTGCATCTCTTTATAACGATCGTGCCATCTCTTATCGTGTCCATAAAGGTTTTGAGCATGAAGGCGTTGCCTTATCTGCTGCTGTACAGCGTATGGTTCGCTCAGAAACTGGCGCGGCGGGTGTGATGTTCACGCTAGATACCGAAAGCGGTTTTGATCAAGTGGTATTCATCACGTCAAGCTATGGTCTAGGTGAAATGGTTGTACAGGGCGCGGTTAACCCAGATGAATTCTATATTTCTAAGCAATTGCTAGCCAATGGCAAACCATCGGTCATCCGCCGTAACCTAGGCAGCAAGCATAAGAAAATGATTTACGGTGATGAAGGTAGCACCACTAAATCAGTAAAAACTGTCGATGTTGAAAAACAAGATCGTATGCAGTTCTCATTATCGACTGAAGAGCTAACCTCTCTTGCTAAACAAGCCGTAACAATCGAAAAGCATTACGGTCAAGCAATGGACATCGAATGGGCAAAAGACGGCGATACCAATGAAATCTTTATCGTTCAGGCGCGTCCTGAAACGGTTAAGAGCCGCCAAGACAGCAATGTCATGGAGCGTTATATCATTGACACCACCAACGCAAAAGTATTGTGTGAAGGTCGTTCAATCGGTCAACGTATCGGTTCAGGTAAAGTGCGTATCGTTAGCAACCTAAACGAGATGGACAAAGTACAAGAAGGCGACGTACTGGTATCAGACATGACTGATCCGGATTGGGAACCAGTCATGAAGCGCGCTTCTGCTATCATCACTAACCGTGGTGGTCGTACCTGTCACGCGGCTATCATCGCGCGTGAGCTAGGTGTTCCAGCCATCGTTGGTTGTGGTAATGCGACTGAGCTATTGGTTGATGGTCAAGACGTCACTGCTTCTTGTGCCGAAGGTGATACTGGCTTCATTTATGAAAGCCAAATTGATTTTGAAGTACAGACCAACTCTGTAGAGTCTATGCCAGAGCTTGCATTCAAAGTAATGATGAACGTTGGTAATCCAGATCGTGCCTTCTCATTCACGCAAATGCCAAACGAAGGTATTGGTCTTGCCCGTCTTGAGTTCATCATCAACCGTATGATTGGCGTGCATCCAAAAGCACTACTGAACATGAACAGCTTGCCACGCGAAATTGCACAAGCCATCCAAGAACGTATCGCTGGTTATGCCTCACCGGTTGACTTCTACGTGGATAAGTTGGTCGAAGGTATCTCAACGCTAGCCGTTGCCTTTATGGATCAGCCAGTTATTGTTCGTATGTCAGATTTTAAATCGAACGAATATGCTAACTTGCTTGGTGGTAAATTATACGAGCCATCAGAAGAAAACCCAATGCTTGGTTTCCGCGGTGCCAGTCGTTATGTGTCTGATAATTTCCGTGACTGCTTTGAGCTTGAGTGTAAAGCATTAAAACGCGTACGTGATGAGATGGGCTTGACCAATGTCGAGATTATGATTCCATTCGTTCGTACCGTTGGTGAAGCCAAAGAAGTCATCGAATTACTTGAGAAAAACGGTCTAAAACGTGGCGAAAACGGTTTACGCGTTATCATGATGTGTGAGTTACCAACCAACGCCCTATTGGCAGATGAATTCCTAGAGCACTTCGATGGTTTCTCAATCGGCTCTAACGACTTGACTCAGTTGACACTTGGTCTTGACCGTGACTCAGGTATCGTCTCACATCTATTTGATGAGCGTGATCCTGCGGTTAAGAAACTATTGACCATGGCGATTGATGCGTGCCGTAAAGCAAACAAATATGTCGGCATCTGTGGTCAGGGTCCATCAGACCATCCAGATCTTGCGTTCTGGCTGATGGAACAAGGTATCAGCTCAGTGTCGTTGAACCCTGATTCTGTACTAGATACTTGGTTCTTCTTAGCTGGTGAAGAAGCGAAGTAA
- a CDS encoding pyruvate, water dikinase regulatory protein, translated as MYSSNPAEQLNPTIQNRNALNLDSSQAVRTAFFISDGTAITAETLGRAILSQFASVPFETRVLPYVDSLERAEDAVEQINMAYQRDGLLPLVFDTIVNPDIREKINSAQSCNLDMYEGLIGRVAEETGVEPDGHSGHAHDDVDSETYKERIDAVHFALDNDDGARTRHYDAADIILVGVSRSGKTPTSLYLALQFGIRAANYPLTEDDLYDNQLPKALREHKDKLFGLLIDTDRLVKIRQERRAGSRYSSYQQCQQEQRAIQGIYITHGIPSLDVSEMSVEEIATRILQMTGLKRRIG; from the coding sequence ATGTACTCAAGTAATCCAGCTGAACAACTGAATCCCACTATTCAAAATCGCAACGCACTAAACTTAGACAGCTCTCAAGCCGTTCGAACCGCGTTTTTTATCTCAGATGGCACAGCAATTACCGCGGAGACACTTGGCCGCGCTATCTTGAGTCAGTTTGCTTCAGTACCTTTTGAAACACGAGTGTTGCCATATGTCGATAGCTTAGAGCGTGCAGAGGACGCTGTTGAGCAAATCAACATGGCGTATCAACGAGATGGCTTATTGCCATTAGTCTTTGATACGATTGTTAACCCTGATATTCGTGAAAAGATTAATTCTGCCCAAAGCTGTAACTTGGATATGTATGAGGGTTTGATAGGTCGCGTCGCTGAAGAAACGGGTGTGGAGCCTGACGGACATTCGGGTCATGCACACGACGATGTGGATTCTGAGACTTATAAAGAACGTATCGACGCGGTGCATTTCGCTTTAGACAATGATGATGGTGCGCGTACGCGTCATTATGATGCGGCCGATATTATTTTGGTGGGCGTATCACGTTCAGGCAAAACACCGACTTCTTTATACTTAGCCTTACAGTTCGGTATTCGAGCAGCAAATTATCCTTTGACCGAAGATGACTTGTACGATAATCAATTACCAAAAGCATTGCGCGAGCACAAAGACAAGCTGTTCGGTCTATTGATCGATACTGATCGCTTGGTGAAAATCCGTCAAGAGCGCCGTGCGGGTAGTCGTTATTCGAGCTATCAGCAATGTCAGCAAGAGCAGCGGGCAATACAAGGGATTTATATCACGCATGGTATTCCAAGCCTTGATGTCTCTGAGATGTCCGTTGAAGAAATCGCTACGCGCATCTTGCAGATGACGGGTCTCAAACGCCGTATCGGCTAA
- a CDS encoding DUF4377 domain-containing protein produces the protein MSSSYKSSKTPLLLASLLSAVSLLSACQTSPFSREPVPEPRYIPTIVLGEAQTLTIMPNRVACASALPMQCLLAKSSKDGSVFQVPYDWIDDFKPSLGTEYVISARPQIDEGQKSATGHWTLQNIVSQRIVGTP, from the coding sequence ATGAGTTCATCTTATAAGTCTAGCAAGACCCCTTTATTATTGGCCAGCTTGCTGAGTGCGGTCAGTTTACTGAGTGCTTGCCAAACGTCACCTTTTTCACGTGAGCCAGTGCCTGAGCCACGTTATATCCCAACCATTGTATTGGGTGAAGCGCAAACGCTAACAATTATGCCCAATCGTGTGGCCTGCGCCTCAGCATTACCGATGCAGTGTTTACTGGCCAAATCAAGCAAAGATGGCAGTGTGTTTCAGGTACCTTATGATTGGATTGATGACTTTAAACCAAGCCTTGGCACAGAATATGTGATAAGTGCGCGTCCGCAGATTGACGAGGGACAGAAAAGCGCGACTGGGCATTGGACACTACAAAATATTGTGTCACAACGTATAGTGGGCACGCCTTAG
- the sthA gene encoding Si-specific NAD(P)(+) transhydrogenase — translation MGTKKPSDATNDIGKDIHTEVSNKESGRVPNPEHTEGKNKKQNIEQTHEQVTDDVMHHPDLINPLDDTRIDIKSGYTKDSRRLKGDNHEYEYDAVVLGAGPAGEAAAMKLTKSGKKVVVIDPRDQVGGNSTHVGTIPSKALRQSVFNLINFRRDPMFTKAMEYKQVPLNRVLANARKVIRNQVSTHTRFYERNRIEVIQGWASFIDAHTLRVETDDNVFETITFNKAIVTVGSRPYRPEILDFNHPRVFDSDKILQMDYVVKKIIIYGAGVIGCEYASIFTGLGYKVDLINNQNQLLSYLDSEISDAIAHDFRQFGVLIRSNEEIDHLETHDDYVVLHLKSGKRIKSDAILWSNGRSGNTEGLNLEAIGLKANSRGQLKVDDTYCTEIENIYAAGDVIGWPSLASAAYDQGRCAAAFMVGDSDAEPVSSVPTGIYTIPEISCIGKTEQELTDEKVPYEVGQAFFKHLARAQIIGERSGVLKILFHRDTLEILGIHCYGNHASEIIHIGQAVMKCKSNNTLEYFVNTTFNYPTMAEAYRVAALNGLNRVF, via the coding sequence ATGGGAACTAAAAAACCAAGCGACGCGACCAATGATATTGGTAAAGACATTCATACCGAAGTATCGAATAAAGAAAGCGGTCGCGTGCCGAATCCTGAACATACTGAAGGCAAAAATAAAAAACAAAATATTGAACAAACCCATGAGCAGGTCACTGATGATGTCATGCACCATCCTGATCTTATTAATCCGCTCGATGATACGCGAATCGATATCAAGTCTGGTTATACAAAAGATTCACGTCGCTTAAAAGGCGATAACCACGAGTATGAGTATGATGCGGTCGTTTTAGGAGCAGGTCCTGCTGGCGAAGCGGCGGCTATGAAACTGACTAAATCTGGCAAAAAAGTGGTGGTCATTGATCCACGTGATCAGGTAGGTGGTAACTCTACCCATGTGGGTACAATTCCAAGTAAAGCACTGCGCCAATCGGTATTCAACCTCATTAACTTTCGCCGTGATCCTATGTTTACCAAGGCGATGGAGTACAAGCAAGTTCCTCTAAATAGAGTGCTTGCCAATGCGCGAAAAGTCATTCGCAATCAGGTTAGTACGCACACCCGATTCTATGAACGCAATCGCATTGAAGTGATTCAAGGTTGGGCAAGTTTTATTGATGCTCATACTTTGCGTGTTGAAACCGATGACAATGTCTTTGAAACCATTACCTTTAATAAAGCCATCGTAACGGTTGGTAGTCGTCCTTATCGCCCTGAAATTTTAGACTTTAACCATCCGCGCGTTTTTGATTCTGATAAAATTTTGCAAATGGATTATGTGGTCAAAAAAATTATCATCTATGGTGCGGGCGTGATCGGTTGTGAATATGCCTCTATCTTTACGGGTCTTGGTTATAAGGTTGATTTGATTAATAACCAAAATCAATTGCTCAGTTATCTCGATAGCGAGATTAGCGATGCTATCGCGCATGACTTTAGACAATTTGGCGTATTGATTCGTAGTAATGAAGAGATTGATCATCTTGAAACGCATGACGATTATGTCGTCTTGCATCTAAAGAGTGGTAAGCGCATCAAATCTGATGCCATTCTTTGGTCAAATGGTCGCTCAGGTAATACGGAAGGTTTAAACTTAGAAGCGATTGGTCTAAAAGCAAACAGCCGTGGTCAATTAAAAGTTGATGATACCTATTGCACCGAAATCGAAAATATCTATGCGGCAGGCGATGTGATTGGTTGGCCATCTTTGGCTTCTGCCGCTTATGACCAAGGACGCTGTGCGGCGGCCTTTATGGTCGGTGATAGTGATGCGGAACCAGTGTCAAGCGTGCCAACTGGTATCTATACGATTCCTGAAATTTCTTGTATCGGTAAAACTGAGCAAGAGCTAACCGACGAAAAAGTCCCATACGAAGTGGGTCAAGCATTCTTCAAGCATTTGGCACGTGCACAAATCATTGGTGAACGCTCAGGCGTACTAAAGATTTTGTTTCATCGTGATACGTTGGAGATTTTAGGAATCCATTGCTACGGTAACCATGCATCAGAGATTATTCATATTGGACAAGCCGTGATGAAGTGTAAGAGTAATAATACACTTGAGTACTTTGTGAATACTACTTTTAACTATCCAACGATGGCAGAAGCGTATCGTGTGGCGGCACTAAATGGTCTTAATCGTGTTTTTTAA
- a CDS encoding ABC transporter permease, whose protein sequence is MSLPPKDHLSSTTLDSTKQSSTPSFLGSFLQTIKDIFSDKGVLLLLLIAPIIYGFFYPWPYSTEVVNHVPVGIIDNDNSNLSRTIVRYASASPQLDTQLFLNEQQAKEAMWSDEIAGYMVIPSGLEQQVLSGKAASVSVLGNGGYFLLNKNVQMGFLKAVSTVSAGIEVKKNVSQGAYSATAAANTQAVPLVIIPLYNQTEGYGAYVVPAVSILILQQTLLIATAMLIGTWYEQRRHATSIRGWLGRIAALSMFSFIIGCFYYGWTFELHHYPRGQNMLGSLLFLLLFCPTVATLGCVLGLWFRQRERSMQILIFSSLPMFFVSGYPWPADQLPTVLQIIRWFVPTTPGINTSVQLNQMGASISQVSTGFYSLAALWVFYFALLMWVRWHDANKVLKTVS, encoded by the coding sequence ATGTCATTACCACCAAAAGACCATTTATCTTCGACAACGTTAGATTCAACCAAGCAGTCTTCAACACCTAGTTTCTTAGGTAGTTTTTTACAAACTATTAAGGACATCTTTTCTGATAAAGGTGTGCTATTACTCTTACTGATTGCCCCCATTATTTATGGCTTCTTTTATCCTTGGCCGTATTCGACAGAAGTGGTCAACCATGTACCTGTTGGTATCATTGATAATGACAATAGTAATCTATCACGAACCATCGTTCGCTATGCGAGTGCCAGTCCACAGTTAGACACACAGCTTTTTCTCAACGAGCAGCAGGCTAAAGAGGCCATGTGGTCAGATGAAATCGCTGGGTACATGGTCATTCCAAGTGGGCTTGAGCAGCAAGTACTATCGGGAAAAGCGGCGAGCGTCAGCGTATTGGGTAATGGCGGCTACTTTCTGTTAAATAAAAACGTACAGATGGGGTTTTTAAAAGCAGTCAGTACGGTATCAGCAGGGATTGAAGTCAAAAAAAACGTGTCACAAGGTGCTTATTCAGCAACAGCGGCTGCTAATACTCAAGCGGTACCATTAGTAATTATCCCTTTATACAATCAAACAGAAGGTTATGGCGCTTATGTGGTGCCAGCGGTCTCTATTCTAATTTTGCAACAAACCTTATTAATCGCCACAGCGATGCTGATTGGTACGTGGTATGAGCAGCGGCGACATGCGACAAGTATCCGTGGTTGGCTTGGGCGAATTGCTGCGCTCAGTATGTTTAGCTTCATTATTGGCTGCTTTTATTATGGTTGGACATTTGAGCTACACCACTATCCGCGTGGGCAAAACATGCTTGGCAGTTTACTGTTCCTTTTGTTATTTTGTCCAACCGTGGCGACACTTGGTTGTGTGCTTGGACTCTGGTTTCGCCAGCGCGAACGTAGTATGCAAATCCTAATTTTTAGCTCACTACCGATGTTTTTTGTCAGTGGTTATCCGTGGCCAGCAGATCAGCTGCCCACAGTTTTACAGATCATACGTTGGTTCGTACCCACGACACCGGGTATCAACACCTCCGTCCAGCTTAATCAAATGGGGGCTAGTATTTCCCAAGTTTCTACTGGATTTTATTCACTAGCCGCCTTATGGGTGTTTTACTTTGCGCTACTTATGTGGGTGCGCTGGCATGACGCGAATAAAGTACTTAAAACAGTGTCCTAA
- a CDS encoding ABC transporter permease: MHPMKLSKTFLRSAAYERRFLTKNPWDFSMVVWIPLATVLLIWWIFSQTQITDLPIGVIDQDNSPIANTAVRYLEASPTLTVKQLYYSEAEAKAAILQRDIYAIVIIPEDFSRHILSAEPAPLILQVNAQYGTHSGIIQTSVQAVAGTLSAGVEIQRLVKQGMAPSQAAIAYSPIGIQRISLFNAATDYQQFLASTVIPALLHILAMVIGATTIGRELRDKRLGHWYRFISTGHPDLTQTTQNESTSGQILNAVENNQDLSENDQISVSSHANEDMMESANVLVLLFGLLGKYFWPTLAFSIWAMLALWLATPQESVAMSSVLATYAGLILLIMLSFWLGAIFTLGSFSLRMGLSATGFISAPSYAFAGVTFPYIAISDSARHWSDALPLTHYLKLHIAQLQMQAPVAVSLPIVYGLAIATTIAMTLTTLLTKRALAHPERWGAR, encoded by the coding sequence ATGCACCCGATGAAGTTAAGTAAGACTTTTTTACGTAGTGCTGCCTATGAGCGACGGTTTTTGACCAAAAATCCGTGGGACTTTAGTATGGTGGTCTGGATACCACTGGCAACCGTTTTACTGATTTGGTGGATATTTTCACAAACACAGATTACGGATTTGCCCATTGGGGTGATAGACCAAGACAATAGCCCGATTGCCAATACCGCGGTACGCTATTTGGAAGCCAGCCCTACTCTAACGGTTAAACAGCTTTATTACTCAGAGGCTGAGGCAAAAGCGGCTATTTTGCAGCGTGATATTTACGCTATTGTCATTATCCCTGAAGATTTTTCTCGGCATATTTTATCTGCTGAGCCTGCTCCATTAATTTTACAAGTAAATGCTCAGTACGGTACACATTCGGGCATTATCCAGACTAGCGTTCAAGCGGTCGCTGGGACGTTATCGGCAGGCGTTGAGATACAGCGTTTAGTCAAACAAGGCATGGCACCGTCGCAAGCTGCGATTGCTTACTCGCCGATTGGTATACAGCGTATCAGCCTGTTTAACGCGGCCACCGATTATCAGCAGTTTTTGGCTTCAACCGTCATACCCGCGCTGCTGCATATTTTAGCGATGGTGATCGGTGCAACGACGATTGGTCGTGAGCTGCGGGATAAACGACTCGGCCACTGGTATCGCTTTATCAGTACAGGTCATCCTGATTTGACGCAAACCACACAAAACGAGTCAACATCAGGGCAAATATTAAATGCCGTAGAAAACAACCAAGACTTGAGTGAAAACGATCAAATCTCTGTCTCTAGCCATGCGAATGAAGATATGATGGAGAGTGCAAACGTTTTAGTATTATTGTTTGGCCTGTTAGGCAAATACTTTTGGCCGACATTGGCCTTTAGCATTTGGGCGATGTTGGCTCTATGGCTTGCCACACCGCAAGAATCCGTTGCCATGAGCTCAGTGCTTGCAACTTATGCTGGTTTGATATTATTAATAATGCTATCGTTTTGGTTGGGTGCTATCTTTACCTTAGGCTCATTTTCATTACGCATGGGCTTGTCTGCTACTGGTTTTATTTCAGCACCTTCTTATGCCTTTGCTGGTGTGACCTTCCCTTATATTGCTATCAGTGACAGTGCTCGGCATTGGTCAGATGCACTGCCACTCACTCACTATCTAAAACTGCACATTGCACAATTACAGATGCAAGCGCCTGTTGCTGTGTCATTGCCGATCGTCTATGGTCTGGCTATTGCCACGACGATTGCGATGACCCTGACTACTTTATTAACCAAACGCGCGCTGGCGCATCCTGAACGTTGGGGAGCGCGCTAA
- a CDS encoding HlyD family secretion protein, which yields MTESTNESDDSRKLNDSEQSTDSVNNHNDQATDAENEQAVPTYKRHAEKADKSAMIKKALLALLVLIVLGVIAYGLYKSNQHSEPEVVTLQGQMQMQQTSIAAKVPGRIAKILVTEGDAVTVGQQLIEMDSPEINAKINQALAGKQMAQSQLDKAENGARPQEIAQAKAAWQANKAASDLAENTYQRVNRLYEEGLMARQKRDEAYAQYLATQDQTEAARLQYDLAKEGARSEDKSAATAQVAQVDAQLEEALVAKEEANLKSPIAGIVDNVIVSAGEVIGQGVPILTLVNTDEQWVVLNVTESYLNQFAIGQKFTGTIPALSSANKPYTKQFTVYATSTLSDFATWRPTNNDDGFDVRTFEVKARPTTPDARIRSGMSVIVRVNPALTNASQE from the coding sequence ATGACTGAATCTACCAACGAATCAGACGACTCGCGCAAGTTAAACGACTCAGAGCAATCTACTGACTCAGTCAATAACCATAACGATCAAGCAACTGATGCTGAAAATGAGCAAGCAGTGCCTACTTATAAGCGCCATGCAGAAAAAGCGGATAAATCTGCCATGATAAAAAAGGCACTTCTGGCGCTATTGGTTCTGATTGTATTAGGTGTTATTGCCTATGGTCTATATAAAAGCAATCAGCATAGCGAGCCTGAAGTCGTGACTTTGCAAGGGCAGATGCAGATGCAGCAAACCTCCATCGCGGCAAAAGTGCCGGGACGTATTGCCAAAATTCTGGTCACAGAAGGTGATGCAGTGACAGTCGGGCAACAGCTGATTGAAATGGACTCGCCTGAGATTAACGCAAAGATCAATCAAGCGCTGGCTGGCAAGCAAATGGCACAAAGTCAGTTAGATAAAGCAGAAAATGGCGCACGTCCACAAGAGATTGCTCAAGCAAAAGCGGCGTGGCAAGCCAACAAAGCTGCTTCTGATTTGGCGGAGAACACTTACCAGCGTGTCAACCGCCTGTATGAAGAAGGCCTTATGGCACGGCAAAAACGCGATGAGGCATATGCGCAATATCTGGCCACTCAAGATCAAACTGAAGCGGCGCGCTTGCAATACGACTTGGCAAAAGAAGGCGCACGCAGTGAAGATAAATCAGCGGCGACAGCACAAGTAGCACAAGTCGATGCCCAACTAGAAGAAGCACTGGTGGCAAAAGAAGAAGCCAACTTAAAAAGCCCTATTGCAGGCATTGTGGACAATGTCATTGTCAGCGCGGGTGAAGTCATCGGACAAGGCGTGCCTATCTTGACGTTGGTCAATACCGATGAGCAGTGGGTCGTACTTAATGTCACCGAATCCTACTTAAACCAGTTTGCGATTGGTCAGAAATTTACTGGTACGATTCCTGCGCTGTCATCAGCAAATAAGCCTTATACCAAACAGTTTACCGTTTATGCTACGTCAACATTGTCTGACTTTGCCACTTGGCGGCCGACCAATAATGATGACGGCTTTGATGTACGTACCTTTGAAGTAAAAGCACGTCCGACGACTCCTGATGCACGTATTCGCTCAGGTATGAGCGTTATTGTACGCGTCAATCCAGCACTTACTAATGCAAGCCAAGAGTAA